The following coding sequences are from one Odocoileus virginianus isolate 20LAN1187 ecotype Illinois chromosome 7, Ovbor_1.2, whole genome shotgun sequence window:
- the IFIT5 gene encoding interferon-induced protein with tetratricopeptide repeats 5, giving the protein MSEIPKDCLKTILLELECHFTWNLLKEDIDLFDVEDTIGQQLEFLTTKSRLTLYNLLAYVKHLKGQNEDALECLKQAEEIIQREHSDKEEVRSLVTWGNYAWVYYCMDQLKEAQKYIDKIGNVCKKLSSPSNYKLECPEIDCEKGWALLKFGGKYYQKAKAAFEKALEAEPDNPEFNIGYAITVYRLDDSDREGSIKSFSLGPLRKAVTLNPDNSYIKVFLALKLQDVHAEAEGEKYIEEILDQISAQPYVLRYAAKFYRRKNSWDKALELLKKALEVTPTSSFLHHQMGLCYRAQMIQIKKATRNRPKGKDKLKVDELITSAISHFKAAVERDSMFAFAYTDLANMYAEGGQYSNAEDIFQKALRLENITDDHKHQIHYHYGRFQEFHRKSENTAIHHYLEALKVKDRSSLRPKLTSAVKKLATKRLGYNASDLQSLSALGFVYKLEGEKRQAAEYYERAQKIDPENEEFLTALYELRLSI; this is encoded by the exons ATGAG TGAAATTCCTAAGGACTGCTTGAAGACCATTCTTTTGGAGTTAGAATGTCACTTCACATGGAATTTACTTAAGGAAGACATTGATCTGTTTGATGTAGAAGATACTATTGGGCAACAGCTTGAATTTCTTACCACAAAATCCAGACTCACTCTTTATAACCTATTGGCATATGTGAAACACCTAAAGGGCCAAAATGAAGATGCTCTAGAGTGCTTGAAACAAGCAGAAGAAATTATACAGCGAGAACACTCAGACAAAGAAGAAGTACGAAGTCTGGTCACTTGGGGAAACTATGCTTGGGTTTATTATTGCATGGATCAGCTTAAAGAAGCTCAGAAGTACATAGACAAGATAGGGAACGTCTGCAAGAAATTGTCCAGTCCTTCTAACTACAAGTTGGAGTGTCCAGAGATTGACTGTGAGAAAGGGTGGGCACTCTTGAAATTTGGAGGAAAGTATTACCAAAAGGCTAAAGCAGCTTTTGAGAAGGCTCTGGAAGCAGAACCAGACAATCCAGAATTTAACATCGGCTATGCCATCACAGTGTATCGGCTGGATGATTCCGACAGAGAAGGGTCTATAAAGAGCTTTTCTCTGGGCCCCCTGAGGAAAGCTGTCACCCTGAACCCAGATAATTCCTACATTAAGGTTTTTCTCGCACTGAAGCTTCAAGATGTGCATGCAGAAGCTGAGGGGGAAAAGTATATTGAAGAGATCCTGGACCAGATATCAGCCCAACCTTATGTCCTTCGTTATGCAGCCAAATTCTATAGGAGAAAAAATTCCTGGGACAAAGCTCTAGAACTTTTGAAAAAGGCCTTGGAGGTGACACCAACCTCTTCTTTCTTGCATCACCAAATGGGACTTTGCTATAGGGCACAAATGATCCAAATCAAGAAGGCCACTCGCAACAGACCTAAAGGAAAGGATAAACTGAAAGTTGATGAGCTGATTACCTCGGCTATATCTCATTTCAAAGCAGCTGTGGAGCGAGACTCTATGTTTGCATTTGCCTACACAGACCTGGCCAACATGTATGCTGAGGGAGGCCAGTATAGCAATGCTGAAGACATTTTTCAGAAAGCTCTTCGTCTGGAGAACATAACTGATGATCACAAACATCAGATCCACTACCACTATGGCCGCTTTCAGGAATTTCACCGTAAATCAGAAAATACTGCCATCCACCATTATTTAGAAGCCTTAAAGGTCAAAGACAGGTCATCTCTGCGTCCTAAACTGACAAGTGCTGTGAAGAAGTTGGCTACTAAGAGACTTGGGTACAATGCTTCAGATCTGCAGAGTTTAAGTGCCCTAGGGTTTGTTTACAAGCTAGAGGGAGAAAAGAGGCAAGCAGCTGAGTACTATGAAAGGGCCCAAAAGATAGAtccagaaaatgaagaatttcttACTGCTCTCTATGAGCTTCGACTTTCCATTTAA